ccaacCAACTTTATGCCAATGAGGAGCGGCCGGCTCGGCTCGCCACCTCTCCAAAGCTGACAAAAATCATTTAagctgacctttgtcgatctgaagtgaagcctatttctcacttttaAACGTTTTCAgaaactattttcgtaaaaaatatgagatcgtattccaaacgagccgtcaatatgtttgttttgaaaTTGGGGAGCAGCCAGCCCCACGTGAAgtgtttgtccaatcagctgcagccatggtggttgtaggagggtgtagacTGGTTTCTTTGCTCGTCAGTGGTCagaagagaaactggtggcaaGCTCACTAGCGAGCAgtgctgggaagcggggcgatcccaTCTGTGAAAACACTGCGTACTGTGTATGGACACCCCAGGGCTTAAAGTATTCCGGCACCGTGCCGGATCTCCGGCGTGCGGCcgtgaggaggaaaaaaaaaaaggggaacaTGCATGCAGTTTATTATTTTCGAGTCAATTGATTTCACCTACCAATCATATGAGAGGAACGCAGCTCTAACTAACGCAGGGCTGAAGTACTCGGGCCTGGTGCCGGATTTCTGACgtatgactattttagaaaataaataaatgaaacagtccacatgggatttgttttgatgcgctggatttaaccaatcatcgaactaccacctaccaatgaaacgagttctagccaatcagatgcaaagtagggcgggtctttgccGAAATGTGAGAGTGCGGTGCAGGTGTGGTCTCCATGGTAACGCGGCTAAAAAGAATGGAGGCAAAGTTTATTAAACTTGGAGCATGTAGatacagctttagttgagaaattagttaaaaacaaatggcgctgggcatgaatagaggacaagaggagAAGGGTGGAGACGGGAAGCCGTTTAGCACTTGGTGCCTCATTTTTGAGGGAGCCGGGTGCTTCTGCAGCGCGTGTTCAAGGAAGATACTGTACGGCAGCAGCAGTAAGAAAGTGCTGCTAGTCATTAGATGCTAGTCCCAAAGCTTCGGTCCGTGCACTCTGTCATACGAGTAAGTTACCGGCAACGACGGCTACCACTGCGACTGCTCCTTCACTGACCGACCGTGATACAAACAATACGTGTGTGCACGTTCATAGCGGAACACGATTTGTCATTAACAatggccactgtgtaaaagccatctgaagcccaaactgccttgacgaagctgtctgtttggaatcaGCACGGCAGGTATTTAAACATAACGGCCTTGTCCCAGAGTTTAGacatattgaaatattacactgtgaagctccccccccccactttaAGCCCTGGGACACCCACTTCGACTCCGTAAAAGCCCGATTAAAACATGGTCATTATGGTTGGATCAATATTAAAATATGAGAGTTTCCTTAAACGATGGAAGCACTGTTGACTAGGCCTGTCacaatagtcaataaatcaattaatcacaCGATAAGAAAATGAGCTCGATAATTTTATcggccgcgataatttccatttgcatgcttgtttgtctctctctctctctctctcgccccctCCCCCCAAAGAGACTTGgagttggagcagggtttccaGCAGCATTTTGCAGTTAAGGCGGCGTCCAAAAaaggagacaggctcggacatacacgccgctgtggacttgtcagtctcgcagacggtttcaggaaagtggatgtgtgtgtgcgtgcgtgtgtgtttgtgtgtgtgtgtgtgtgtgtgtgtgtgtgtgtgtgtgtcagcccgCCCCCACGAAGATCCGacctgcagaggagcagaagctgcaccttcgccaaaatgaagactgaaaaacagaactattttggtacaaacatttactcgccatgtggcagatagccataTAGACAGATTTAGTTTATTAATTATAACAACAACAGAGTCCTCTGCATACTTGATAATGGTTCTGTTGTCATATTTGCTCTGACACATATCTGTGAAAAACAAATCTTGTATCTGTTGACAACACACACCCTTGTGGGGAACCTGTGGAGGAACACTTTCGGTCGGACAAAATACCTTTGaccctagtctcgctttgccagaccttcctccacaacgctgcggaggagggtctggctagtccacacggcATGACGGGATAAGAGAAAAACaacctctggtttattggcatttctttaaaccaatcacaaccgtcttgggcggcgctaagcgctgcacggagccccggtgctgctgcaaaatagtctcgggaaggaacttgttttggtagaacatgtatatgttcaaaagtagttttagtcagacaacagaaaactgagattggacagatagtctagctagctgtctggatttaccctgcagagatctgaggagcagttaaccatagtcctcacaaatccaccagaggttagaacgccaacacaaaggaagcattaggtaacggacatctggttGGAAAACAaaggacatacggcggaatcccagaagtggaaggtcgGGGCTATAGACTACATAGACCATAACTATCTGTGTCCTATTAGTTAGAAAGTCAAGGATCCAACCCACCAGATTGTGCCAAGTAAACTGTTCAAAAGAGCCATTAAGTTGTTCAGTAGAGGTTGGATCGTGTTAACAGAGGAGGTCAAATCCACAAATAAAAGTCTTACATAAGTCCCTTTACCATCCAGGTGTCTTAAAAGCCCGTTAAGCAGAGTAACTGTAGCATCCTCCAGCCCTCTGTGAGGCCTGTATGCAAACTTCAGTCTGGACTGTTTCTTCCTAAAATAGGCTCAGTAGATAGTGACCTAGATTCTGGGTGGATTTAGTTTTGGTGGTGGGTGGCGCGGGATGTGACGGCTGGGTTCAGCAATAAACTTGTCAAACTAAggtttatgaactatttattgaaaaaaatgacaacatgaCAAGATAATTTAGAACAACTAAATCTGGTTAgtttgtcaaataaaatgtatggttCAGCAGTTAAATGACCTGATTAACGTTACCCAGAGGTGAAATGTATGAACAACTTAACCTTAAACCCATACTAAGATCAATACATAAAGTTAAATGTTATTATAAATCTCAACCCTGGCTGTGTGcacctcctaactcctgttaaatcttatgacaCTAAGGCTATCTAAAGTtaattcttgttcattttgGTTGTTAtggatcattgttcattttaaaAGGGTCTTAATCCGTGTTTGGGGATCTTAATAGCGTGAGCTGTTTTGTACTATACATGTCCGTGTTGCACTCATTAAGATCTAATAtgaacagatttctgtcattcaaacaacgcTGGATTGTAGTTTTAAAACTTTACAGCAAACTTAATAAAATGCGGGGTTTTATTCAGGCTTCAGTGCATAAATGCGTTCAGTTAATGGAGTACGGCACGGAGAAGACGTTGACTGAAGGCTCGATTGGCAGTTAGCTCAGTTAGCTCCAGTTAACTCCAAATATAGATCAGCCTAAGCAGacttgaataaaaaaattgtttatttgTCGATCGAAATGAAATCACAATTGtgaatatgaataaaaaaaaatggaatcgttgATACTGCCGCCCCCATGTCACGTCAGTCAGAAAACATGGCGGGAAAAAGACACGTGTTGAAGTACTTTCCAGTCAGTGACTCCTGTAGTAGCTACAGCCAGTCACAAGATAGCATGGCAGCTGCAGATGCtggagacccatcgacagaacctgagccccctcctctttcactgaagtgtgtgaaagtgtggaagtattttggatttccagtgagttatgttgacaacgttcgcgttgtcgacaaaaaagcctcagtttgcaagctctgctatgtgcgtgtaccatatCAGGGTGTCTGCggggttttaaaaagtattaaaaggtaGTAAATCAAATTAGTAAAAATGAAGGCCATTAAAAGGTATTAATCGCCATTTTACgaggtattcattttttttataatttttttttgcaaactatgagttgtccatttgttttattatgtctATTTAAGTTGATCTTGTAAAGTTTGTGTGATATTATATCCTATCCCGCATCGGGTGATAGCCTATCCCCAGTAAGCACACATACGTCGCCGCGATGTAATCAGAATGCGGAGGGAATATGTAGCATATTGCTCGTTTGCTCACTGGCACGACGTCCCCGGGACGTCTCCACgacatacatattttatttatatctatctatctatctcgaTCGTTCCAACGTATGTCATACATCTTACAGATGCAGTCTCAGGCACATCTTCCTGACATCTGTTAGGTCACACGAAATTACTTTAAATAGCTTTACTAAATTGAAATGCTAAAGTAAGATAGATAAATCATACACAATtacttataataatacattttatttataaagcgctTTTCAGGGTACTCAAAGACAATTTACACAAGTTCAAATTATTATAGAAAATAGCACACTGTAAGacattaaaagctattcttgTATGTAGCTAGATTTTGGGATAATCATCCTACTGTGGTCTATACTAAGGGCTAATGTACAAAAACACTATTAAAAGCTTAAACCAGTGTTTTTTAAAGTCTGAGACTGTGGGCTTCCCTCAGGCAAAGAGCTGGGGCACGCACGTTTCCTGGGAACGGTGTGCAACGGCttgagttatgttttctctcgtttggtgggtgtgtctctcgaTTATTGGCTGTGTTCCAGGTAATACCCAATCAGTAGAGACGTGTCTGGAAAcccgtggtaataaaaaggtgcttgcgcacacaacaggatGTCCAACGCACCCTGTTTCTGTTTTAAAAAACGCCACTTTCTCAATTTTTTTATGCCTATGGGATCATGGTAATGTTATTTGAACCCAAAGACACTGAACAATTGAGCCAAGAATATTTTCTTAATCTGTAGGAGTcgctgaaatatatataatatacagtatttctctcttttgACTACACACAGTGAGCTGTATATCCCTGCTTCAAAACAGCAGTGTGTACATGTTGTACAGTGTGTACAAAAACTAATTGTCACACCATATTGTCCACTGTCTATCATAATGTCAATTAtttcagtagcaaaaaaaaggCTGTCCCTGCTACAGCCTCTGCTCCAGTCTGTTGCCACTCGGGGAAGTCCTTGATGGCCGGCTTCGTACTCAGGAAAGTAGGAttcctctgtgctgctgctgctgtgacaaGAACAAAAGATTTGGGTTTTGTGCGTTATTCGAAGAAGTATCTTTTAATGcatggaagtttttttttattttattttttgtttcttctcccttttgtttttaagaagtggttgagttatattttgtttttgcagatgTGAATAGAAGACCGGTTTCATTAAGTAGAATATGGCAAGCCAAATGTCGTTAACGTAGTTACATTTTCTGCTAAATTTTCCTCAGAAGCTCCAATTCAGCATTTCAATATAATTGAACAGTACGGCCATTTGGTCAGTAGGGGGGCTGCAGTCTGTGCAGGTTCATTTTGGATGAAGTTCAAGATCCACAACAGGTGGGCTGTTGACggtagaagggatacagctacggccaAAAGTTACGCAAAAATCTagactaatataataatatatttgttatactttcacccaggaaaacgTGTTTCGTTCCTCTAGAGTTTTAATTCAAACCACGATCTGTTTCctgaacttaactagtcgttttggtgcctacaCTTAACTGTTGTCaccgtagctgtatcccatcTAGCCTCAACCGCTGTTAAAGTGCCATTCTGACAATATGTATTTAGATCACTTTGTAAATGAAAGCTTTAAATAGCATGTTATACATCGTCCCATAAAATATACCATAACTTTCTCTCTAAAAGGGCTAACATCAAGGTTTCAtagtaatcacaattatttaaaacgTATTTACTTTTTATACCAAAGGTCCTCTCTTTACTTCCTACTCCCATTTTCAATTAGGATTTTTGTAAACTTACCACAGATGATTTGGCAAAGTAATGACTAGGAATATGGCAGCTTTCCACATTTCCCCGTTGAATATCTTGGTCATCATGGCAGTTGAGAGATCTGAAAAATACAAACGTATACAAatttaaaataagataagatccTTAATTAATCCCACAGTGGTGGACATTTTCAGTGATACTGCACCAAAAAGGAAAGTGCAATGACAAAAGCATCAGTAAAAATGCAAGAATAAAGTATacagacagaaaatgtaataacaCGGTATTCACAGTATTGCACAAGAGGAGTTATTGATATTGCATAATAAGGTGTACATTGATGTTGCACGTGAGTAAATTGTCACATATGGTGCGTGTGGTCTACTTGGAGCAGTGTTGATTATaaagtctgacagcagcaggaaggACGTGTGGTATCTCTCCTTCACTGCACGGTAGGGTTACAtttgaatacaaaatgtaaccTAAGTACAACTTCCAAAGGGTTAAAATATTTACTGTTGATAGATGGATATGATTTAATAATAGTTTATTACCTACCCATTTCAAAGTCTGTGTAGGTCTTCTTCTTTGGCTTCCTGTTTTCTGGACTCATTAGTGCCTCTTCCTCTGAGCAGGCCAATTCAGCAGTGTTCGTCAAACTCTTTCCTCTTATCTGTAAGAGATTAATATACAGAGGTAATTAATAATTCAACTACAATGTAATAGAGAAAGTCCAGGAACCCTTGAACACACAGGGGGTTGAAAAATAGAGCAACACATAAGAATCATGAGTGGCACTGCgcctgccccaaatactagatAGATTGGGATTACAGGTGTGTAATTTGCATCATGCAACAAACTAATATGACAATAACATACCTGACTCTTTTCACTTGTTGATCAGGCTCATACACACAACTATTATTGTGGTATGATGTCCTTCATCTTTGCATTGCCTTCTCTCCCAACTCCTGCCCACGTTTTCTGATCTTCCACTATACATCATACcaacataaaaacagacacactatGTGAAAGCTATCAAAAAATACTGCTCTTTTGTGAGAATGCAGTATTTTTAGTATTGCAAACTACTGTTTTGCAATGGTAACAGTACACGGTGTATTCCTGACATTTTGTAGAAGATGGTGATATTCTTAGCAAGAACCACCTTTTTAATGAGGGATAACTAgtgaaacaaacaagcaaacaaacaactaaCATGTTACCAAAGTTACCCTTGCTATAAACATGAAACGGTAAAGTACCTATCAAATTATTGTGATATTGATAATTGTATTGATCTCAAAGTCAAATGTGATTCAATATGTCCATCGAACGTGTTTAGTCCCTGTTAAAGCCGATTATAAACCGCTAATGTCAGTtttatgtagctagctaacgttagctaggctTATGGTTAATTTAGCTtcaacaaaaagtaaaacataaagTTAAGTGACTGGACAGTAACTACAttaagctaacgctagcttgccaGGTAAATAGTTTTTATTCAAGTAATCAATGTTAGTGATAGATCAGTAAGAAAATGATGGTAACAGGTGACAATGCTCATTGGGGTGTTttgaaggctaacgttagccaacgaAAACGGGCACCATCTAATAACTGATGTTTTATGACCGTTGGCACTTACCTGACCGTTTTCAAAATCAGTTGTTAACCAGATTTAATGCCGAGTGTACAGAAACGAACCAGTCTTACTAAACTGTCCTAAAACTTATTTTACGTAGCTAGTGTCATTTTGGTAATAAGCagggtaaaaataaaacattataatcACAATGTAATAAGTACGAACATTAGCCTGCCATTACACGGCCCCTGAACTTCttcacctttttaaaatatgatttaaCGTTAGTTggcagattagctagctagctaacgctacgtGCAGAATTTAGACTGCGGTCAAGCCAGCCGACACATCGTGAACGACAGTCAAGCCAGCCGACCCAGTGTTTTTTGCTGTACGTGATTATAGTAGCTTTACGGTAATAGCGTTTCAGAActggtttcaaaataaaagcattcgtCGGGTACATAGCGAAAGACAGTCAACGACAGCAAATACCGTCAAAGGAAATGTACGGAATTGTGATatttactttcaaaataaaagctcaaatAATTGACAATTGTAAGCTTAACCCATTGACCCATTAAGTGTCAAGTCATTCTGGTGTGTAGTTTCAAAATAAACAGCCTGTCAAAGTGTCAAATATGAGACAACATACATATGATTTTGGATTTAATTGAAAAGGAAACGCCCTGTTATCAAAGAGAAATTTCACTTCAGGGTTATAGTACACGACCCCATGGTGTGACCCATTAAGTTTCAAGTCATTCTGGTGTgtagtttcaaaataaaagcctgtcaAAGTGTCAAATATGACAACAAATACATATGATGGATACTGTAATACTGTTTTATTCAAttaactttgcacatttttattttttctcatacaTACTGTCACACATACTGTCATACAAACATGTGTCTGTTAAATACCAAGAAAATAAAATTTGGTCCTAATTGCAAAGGACACAATCCCACTTGCTTGCCCTTGCATGTAGGAGTTGGTCTTTACCCATCCCCAGACACAGGTCATGGTACCACCTTTGGCATGTGTCACACATTATCTGTAAAATGAAATAAGCAAAGACAATATCTTTATCATCTTGTCAGGAATAAGAGGCCATTTACAATTGTCTTAAGGAATGTAGGGAATTTAGGTGGTCCGCAACGTTGTTTACGGTTTTCCTTTTGtctgaaaaagtttgagaaataCTCAAACAATagattttattatattatcataCAATATACCCCAAATCATAAATGTacaagaaaaaatgaaaaccactaACCCAATCAGTAGTTGGAGGCCCTGATCCTGGGGGCTTTGAGGCAGAGCACATCGCGCAGTGGTTGTCTATGTCAAAcactgaaagaaaacaaatttcTTCTATTACACACTTAATATTAGCACATTCCAGTTTGTTAGCAGCTGGGATCAATTTATATGAAGCTTCTCAACTCGATTATGAATTATCATCAACTCAACAGATATTGAATTAGTTTCAAGGACGAATCCGTCATGTAGTCACATGGTGACTGTGTAACGACACGTCTGACGCATCATTGTAACTTTTATGTGTTCTGAATGTGTCTTTTGTTGATCAGTTTTGCGTGGTTCCGAATAGGTTCTTTTCTTTGGTATAACTTTAGTGTTTGGAGTCTGGTTTGTGTTTTAGTAACAGCTGACTGTATTGATGTTTTTTAGTTATGTTCATTGTTGTGTTAATTGATTATGAGTCCTGTGATTATGTGATTGGATTATGAGTTAATATgagatatgtgtgtgatatttgATGGTGAATTTGTTCATCAAACGAATGACGCTTTGGACTACAAAacctgtatatgtgtgcattCACTTTTAGAGGCTGTAGTTTACTTGAAGGGGTTTGATTGCATACATAACAAAATTAACAACCTCatataaagaaaagagaaaaattaATAACAAACCTGAACCATTGAGTATACCAAGTGCGAACTTAGTTCTTGCATCAGCCATCTCCTTCTTGGATGTCCCAAAGGACATGAGTGGCAATGCAGGAAATGCTTCCATCACTGTCTTCGCCATCTACACCAACATACAGAATGAAGCTTGTAATCTTTGAAACATTGTTTTTGAACAAAAATGCAATGAATGCTGATAGACTTACACAATACATGGGTTTTATCAACAATCTTCCCTCACTTCAATCACATTAACATCAATCATAAAAAAGAACTTTCAGTGAGAATTCACTATTTGGACACTGATGAGTTGTTTTTATCATGAACAATTGTTTGTCATGTAATTTATGATATATTCATCATCTTAGATGACTTTaaattatgtactgtatatatttaaataactcaaTGTTTGCTGCATAGTTATacattcatattatttttttttttacattgaatCAAGACACTACCTGCCCCAATATCTGACATGAAAGGTATTAAACACAATGTAATTTTGGACATGCAGTGACAGAACAATGCAGCATTGTTCATATCCCCATGGAAACCATGTTAAAATGATGGACGTCCTGTCAATCACCATCTCAGTAGAGCAACAATTGTCTTTATTAGAGAAACTGGTATTGTGTATCATTCATCCATTAGGATATGTCCTAGTGACTTTATACATTGAATAtagtaaaaatatttaaattgctTTACCAATTTAGCCAATACTTCGAAAGACTTAAAATTTCCATCAGTGTTTCATTCCTGGTGATAATTGTTATTTAGCCATTTTCAGATAAACCATGTTTTTCCTACTGACTTTGATAGAGATGTACAGGGATCAAAATTGAGATCACACTTGTTCATTACCATGGTGACGATGACCCCACAACTATTGCTGTCCTGTTGAACAGGATGGGGCATGGTTGCTCCTCTCCACTTTATAGTCCCCCAGTCATTCTTTGAATGGCAGATAGTTCACATCTTCAGGTATTCCCTTGGTAAAAACACATGGTACATGGTATCAAACCACATGCAATAACAATCTCAATGTcaggtttaaaaaataataataaccttCCAATCAGTAAAGCTCTAGGACCACAAAGCCAAATAACTCCTTTAATTGACAGCTTTTTAGGACCTCTGTCTTATTCTGTTAAttgaaacattttaacaaaaaaaagttgcatgatATGATTCCAGATGCTAGTGTCATCTTTGAAAATGCGTTAATTATTTTACACTGATTTCTTCAGGCAAAtctacaaaaatgtcaaataaaacctTATGACAAAGTTGATGAGCTACTGTATTCTTTTTGCAGCATTTGTGGAATCCACTTGCTCAGATGTATTTGCCATAGGATCCACCAAAAAGACTGAACATGTGGCAGGAACTATGtactaaaaaaagaattgttatTTAAAACGACATCACATACAGTAACACAAATGGATTTCAGACCGGCAGCCTAGAATCACTGACCAGTCATTTCCAATGTACTCCGCCAACATTCACAAAGGAGATTATCGCTTTGTAGGGGCTGAAGTCAGTCTGTAAGGAcaaatatatatcatatatcatattCAGTTGAAGTTTATGTTTTCTCTTATCATTACTTAAAGgtgttcttttaaaaaaatgaatgaatgtgatgtATTCAAATCCTTAAATTTGTATAGTCATACTAAATAATCAAAATTTTGAAATGCAAATCAACCTGTTCTTaataaaaatgcctttttttaagATCCGGACAGGGGACTGAAAAAAGCATTAACCTTGGCACGCTGCGTTCTCTCATTGTGTCTCGTTTGCCAAAGAGTATTACACCTGCTGTGTAATGGTTCAGAATGTAAATACTCTGTCCATGTTTACACTGGTTGGCATAGAGACGGAAGAGGCCCTCCATAACCTAAATTAAAAAACATagataaagacagaaaaagacaaaagaaatagAGCGGATTACACAATAATCACaggtttaaataaacaatgtaaaaataccaTCCTATTGGTATGGAAAGTTattctttcattttcagaacTTTGAATAGTTTTCTCAATAAAGTCTACATAACAaatttatttttgatattttattgtattgtggGTAATGTTAGAACAACCAAATACCTCGCCTGTCAGCCATCGGCGAGGTCTCAGCGAGTACAGTTCGCTGTGATGGATCACAAAACTGTGACCTGGCTGTGTGAGGGCCGGGATCACAGCAACTACAGCTTCTGTGCTCTTCCTCTTCCACAGTGACTTTAGCTTAAAAActcatttacacatttttaataCTTATATAGTCACAATAATATCCCTCATATTAATgataaattaaacaaaagtcTATATAATCAATATCAAATACTGTAAGTTAAATTCCATTAACTTCTGCCATGTCAACGTAACACCAGTCGAAAAAGCATCAATACAAAATACCTGTAATATGGTACATCCTCAGGTAATGAACCTATcactaaatatatattcaaaataCATGCAAGAATGATATGCTCATAGGGCAATGACTGAAGTAATTTATGTTGAATATTCAAATACAGTTTAAGAATACTGCTATCAGTCATGAAGATGACTCCTACCTGCTTTTCTTCCACTTCTGACATCTTCAGGTTGTCTTCCAAAGGGGGAGGTGAAAGTATCTGAGTACATGCTCTTTCCATCTCCTTGACTGATGGTTCATCACGGTTCACAAGGTGAACTATGAGGTTTGGTGTTTTTAATGAATTCTTCTCATGGAAGTCCTTGACTGTGGCTACTATGACGTCAGCACACAATGGTAGGGGGCATGTTGAAGATTCCAGAGCTAATGGCTGGAACGGCGACTGACTTGAAATGGTGTTTTGAGACTTGTTTTAGTATACTACGTATGGCTTtctttaaacagttttttgcATTGTACAGTGCCTTTGGGGACGGATTCAGATTGAGTCGTGGGCCGACAGCATGAATTATTTTTTGTACAGGGGAGATCACCAGCGCCTGTAACAATGGCCTCTCCCGTTTTTGaattttatagttttttctATATAACTGCTCAGTCTTTCGACGCCAGCTCTCTCTTCCAAACTCTCCCGAAACAGAAACTCAAGCAGTCTTCATCAGCGAACAGCAGAGCGCAGCGCCgctcctgattggctgattcTCAAGCAGCCAGTTTTACCTGCCTGAAGAGGCCGTCCTTCTTAACAATTAGAAACGAATTGAACTTGCTGTTGTGTTTCCCCTGTGCATTAAAAGGCTGATACATAGTATTTTACTTCTGAGACCTTCCGCGTtcacaaaaaatatgttttccaaAATTAATCACTGAGTTAATGtagattaaaacatgaaaaagacaTAGTAGGTGATGCTTACTACTTTCGACACGTCTTTCGCGTTCTTCATCACATGACTGAGACAGCGATGGAGAACAGGCAACCCAAAGTCCGTCTTGGTTGCTGTTCCACTGGCTATCCTGTAGTAGGTGTTGATGGTGTCATGCAGATTTTTTCGGGCAAATGTCATACAAATGGCTTGCATTAGAACCATTGACCCATCGCACATAATGAAGATGGGTGCTCGAATGCCTCTGCGTCCATAAGCCCTTGTGACATCTGTTTGAAAGGCCTCTAGGAAATAGGTCACTGAGGCAGTGGTGTGGTCACAGGTCAGGTAAGTCGCAACTGGTAGTGgagatgatttttttggggggatttcTGACCACCAGTTCATATACATAAAATGGAGGGGagtccttttctttcttcttgatGCTACCTGTAGCATCAAGATAAAGTATGTCCTCCCGGCATCGCTCCTGGTATATTTCAATGCTCCTTTGGGACCAAAGGAGAACCCCTTTCGGATGAAGAAGTACTTTTTGTAGAACTTCCTCTGCAGCATGGGTTCTCCTTTTTACCATTGCCTGGAGActtaaaatatctttttttttttcattcatgtgGCGATGGGGACACTGGTGGTGTGTGCTTTGAAACAAAGACAACCAACATTTAGTGTAAAGCTTTGTGCCCCCCAAAATATGATGAAAGAGCGTACACAGCATTGACTTAATACCTCAATATGATAAGTACACACCTTTTGAAATGATTGCTGTGATCTTCGAAGTCTGTATCGATTGCTAGCTGTGTTGGGAATGCCAAGTCCGGTACAAAC
This genomic window from Sander vitreus isolate 19-12246 unplaced genomic scaffold, sanVit1 ctg575_0, whole genome shotgun sequence contains:
- the LOC144514411 gene encoding uncharacterized protein LOC144514411, producing MPHPVQQDSNSCGVIVTMMAKTVMEAFPALPLMSFGTSKKEMADARTKFALGILNGSVFDIDNHCAMCSASKPPGSGPPTTDWIMCDTCQRWYHDLCLGMGKDQLLHARASKWDCVLCN